The following proteins come from a genomic window of Micromonospora echinofusca:
- a CDS encoding type I polyketide synthase gives MMDTEEKLREYLKRVTADLRRTRQRLRDVEAEAQQPIAIVGTGCRFPGGVRTAEELWDLVAAGGDAIASFPTDRGWDLDALYDPERSRPGTSSVREGGFVPDAAEFDPRLFGVSPREALAMDPQQRLLLETSWEAVESAGIDPTSLKGARVGVFAGMTHSGYAHPPETPPAGVEDYLGLGNAGSIASGRVAYSFGFEGPAVTVDTACSSSLVALHLAVQALRSGECDLALAGGVTVMPTPAVFVDFTRQGNLSPVARCRAFADAADGTALAEGVGMLLVQRLSDAQRDGRRVLAVVRGTAVNQDGASNGLTAPNGPSQQRVIRQALANAGLGVADVDVVEAHGTGTTLGDPIEAQALLATYGQDRDVPLLLGSVKSNIGHPQAAAGVAGIIKMVLAMRHGVVPATLHVDAPSSHVDWSSGAVELVTQTREWPAVERPRRAGVSSFGISGTNAHVILEQPEAAPELEGGATPEQVAAVAESVATTGAESRGEPCRTESADAAGTPVPWVVSGRSERALVGQAGRLASFVRGRGLSPVDVSWSLVTSRAALEHRAVVWGSSVDELVAGLSAVSEGRLSGVVSAGRRAVLFTGQGSQRAGMGRELYDAFPVFASSFDAVCAQFDGLLPRPLREVVFAEAGSADAALVDQTVFAQAGLFAVEVALWELLASWGVRADFLAGHSIGEVTAAYVAGMLSLADACVLVAARGRLMQALPAGGVMAAVGASEEAVAELIGVTGAAVDVAAVNGPASVVVSGAADEVAVVVGTSRERGWRVKELSVSHAFHSRLMEPMLDEFASVVAGLDWRVPRVPIVSNVTGAVADSGEITDPAYWVRHVRQPVRFADAVRTLHQQDVTHFLEVGPDAVLTAMAQDCVEETGDVRFTATLRAGHPEADTLRTALAERYVTGGHVDWAGYLTAAGARPRTVALPTYAFDHQRYWLNATTGDAGAPGLGVRPVDHALLGAAVRVADDDVRVFGTELSVRTHPWLAEHVVWDSVVVPGAALVEMVLHAGAQVGCDTLDELTLQAPLALAEQGARAVQVKLGTADEEGRRPVTIHSRAAADPDAEWDRHAVGVLSPAVPQPDGSDPSPWPPTAAAAVAVDGIYTELSRLGVEYGPLFRGLRAVWRTDDEVCAEVAVPDGAEVTGFGIHPALLDAALHVVGLLDEGGEASGVRLPFAWTGVTLAAVGATALRVRARRSGGGVTLTLTDPAGTPVARIASLVSRPVTADQVRGAGAAVDALYDVVWQSVPPGAPATGRAVLLGDAPSDLSGLPSYGLTALAEAVDVGLLDEELVLLAAYADEERAPVPAATRARLAAVLTAVQGWLADDRLAQRRLVVLTRGAVPAGDTGRAVDLPGAAVWGLLRSAQAEHPDRLVLVDLDEAGRPQADTVDLVARAVATGEPQLAVRADAVLAPRLTPAALDAALGADLDPDGTVLVTGATGALGGLLARHLVTAHKVRHLLLVSRRGADAPGGAELLTELARLGANARLVAGDVADRDLLAALLAAIPAEHPLTGVVHAAGVLDDAVVSALTPERMSAVLSAKADAAWHLHELTHGRNLSAFVLFSSVAGVLGGPGQGNYAAANAFLDGLAHHRHAAGLAATSLSWGLWAADSGMTGALDAAQRQRMSRNGLSPLDTDQALRLFDASLRGGHPHLVPALLDPAALRRQADAGQLPAPLRGLVRARRRVLAGGDGGPSFAQRLAATPEAERGRLVEDLVKAQVIEVLGYPPATVVPSGQTFTGLGFDSLTAVELRNRLTTLTGIRLPASLIFDCPTPAALADFLLVDAAPPAPEAGLLAELDRLEAAFAATGPEELERLAGDDETRTAVAVRLRALVTRWSDATDRPADVSQALDEASDDELFDFIDQKFGRS, from the coding sequence TTGATGGACACCGAAGAGAAGCTCCGGGAGTACCTGAAGAGAGTCACCGCCGACCTGCGGCGGACCCGGCAACGGCTCCGGGACGTCGAGGCCGAGGCTCAGCAGCCGATCGCGATCGTCGGTACGGGCTGCCGGTTCCCGGGCGGGGTACGCACGGCCGAGGAGCTGTGGGACCTCGTCGCGGCCGGCGGCGACGCCATCGCCTCCTTCCCCACCGACCGTGGCTGGGACCTGGACGCGCTCTACGACCCGGAGCGCTCCCGACCGGGCACCTCCTCCGTCCGCGAGGGCGGCTTCGTGCCCGACGCCGCCGAGTTCGACCCCCGACTGTTCGGGGTCTCGCCGCGTGAGGCCCTCGCCATGGACCCGCAGCAGCGGCTGCTGCTGGAAACCTCGTGGGAGGCCGTCGAGTCGGCGGGCATCGACCCCACCAGCCTGAAGGGCGCCCGGGTCGGGGTCTTCGCCGGCATGACCCACAGCGGGTACGCCCATCCGCCGGAGACCCCGCCGGCGGGCGTGGAGGACTACCTGGGTCTCGGCAACGCGGGCAGCATCGCCTCGGGCCGCGTGGCGTACTCGTTCGGGTTCGAGGGGCCGGCGGTGACGGTGGACACGGCGTGTTCGTCGTCGCTGGTGGCGCTGCACCTGGCGGTGCAGGCGCTGCGGTCCGGCGAGTGCGATCTCGCGCTGGCCGGCGGCGTGACGGTGATGCCCACCCCGGCGGTGTTCGTCGACTTCACCCGGCAGGGCAACCTGTCCCCGGTGGCCCGCTGCCGGGCGTTCGCCGACGCGGCGGACGGCACGGCGCTCGCCGAGGGCGTCGGGATGCTGCTGGTGCAACGGCTGTCGGACGCGCAGCGTGACGGCCGTCGGGTCCTGGCGGTGGTGCGGGGCACGGCGGTGAACCAGGATGGTGCGTCGAACGGGTTGACGGCGCCGAACGGTCCGTCGCAGCAGCGGGTGATCCGGCAGGCCCTCGCGAATGCCGGGTTGGGTGTCGCCGACGTGGACGTGGTGGAGGCGCACGGCACGGGCACGACGCTGGGTGACCCGATCGAGGCGCAGGCCCTGTTGGCGACGTACGGGCAGGACCGCGACGTGCCGTTGCTGCTCGGGTCGGTGAAGTCGAACATCGGTCACCCGCAGGCGGCTGCCGGGGTGGCCGGGATCATCAAGATGGTCCTGGCGATGCGGCACGGGGTGGTGCCGGCGACCCTGCACGTGGACGCGCCGTCGTCGCATGTGGACTGGTCGTCGGGTGCCGTGGAGTTGGTGACGCAGACGCGCGAGTGGCCGGCGGTGGAGCGTCCCCGGCGGGCGGGCGTGTCGTCGTTCGGCATCTCGGGGACCAACGCGCACGTGATCCTGGAGCAGCCGGAGGCAGCGCCGGAGCTCGAGGGCGGGGCGACGCCGGAGCAGGTGGCTGCGGTGGCGGAGTCCGTGGCCACCACGGGCGCGGAGTCGCGGGGCGAGCCCTGCCGGACCGAGTCGGCAGACGCGGCGGGTACGCCGGTCCCGTGGGTGGTGTCGGGCCGTTCGGAGCGTGCTCTGGTGGGTCAGGCCGGGCGGTTGGCGTCGTTCGTGCGTGGTCGTGGTCTGTCGCCGGTGGATGTGTCGTGGTCGTTGGTGACGTCGCGGGCGGCGTTGGAGCATCGTGCGGTGGTGTGGGGTTCGTCGGTGGACGAGCTGGTGGCTGGTCTGTCGGCGGTGTCCGAGGGTCGGTTGTCGGGTGTGGTGTCGGCGGGTCGTCGGGCGGTGTTGTTCACGGGTCAGGGTTCGCAGCGCGCGGGTATGGGTCGGGAGTTGTATGACGCGTTCCCGGTGTTCGCGTCGTCCTTCGACGCGGTGTGCGCCCAGTTCGATGGCCTGTTGCCGCGTCCACTGCGGGAGGTGGTGTTCGCCGAGGCGGGCAGTGCCGACGCCGCTCTGGTGGATCAGACGGTCTTCGCGCAGGCGGGTTTGTTTGCGGTGGAGGTGGCGTTGTGGGAGCTGCTCGCCTCCTGGGGTGTGCGGGCGGATTTCCTGGCGGGTCATTCGATCGGTGAGGTGACGGCCGCGTATGTGGCGGGGATGTTGTCTCTCGCTGATGCGTGTGTTTTGGTGGCGGCGCGGGGTCGTCTGATGCAGGCGTTGCCGGCTGGTGGTGTGATGGCGGCGGTGGGTGCGTCGGAGGAGGCTGTCGCTGAGCTGATCGGTGTGACCGGTGCGGCGGTGGACGTGGCGGCGGTGAACGGCCCGGCGTCGGTGGTGGTGTCGGGTGCCGCCGACGAGGTTGCGGTGGTGGTGGGGACTTCTCGCGAGCGGGGTTGGCGGGTCAAGGAACTCTCGGTCAGTCACGCGTTCCACTCCCGGCTCATGGAGCCGATGTTGGATGAGTTCGCGTCGGTGGTGGCGGGGCTGGACTGGCGGGTGCCGCGGGTGCCGATCGTGTCGAACGTGACCGGCGCGGTGGCGGATTCGGGGGAGATCACCGACCCCGCCTACTGGGTGCGGCACGTGCGGCAGCCCGTGCGCTTCGCCGACGCCGTACGCACCCTGCACCAGCAGGACGTGACGCACTTCCTGGAGGTCGGCCCCGACGCCGTGCTCACCGCGATGGCGCAGGACTGCGTCGAGGAGACCGGCGACGTCCGGTTCACCGCCACGCTGCGCGCCGGCCACCCCGAGGCCGACACCCTGCGCACCGCCCTCGCCGAGCGGTACGTCACCGGCGGCCACGTCGACTGGGCCGGATACCTCACCGCTGCCGGCGCGCGCCCCCGCACCGTCGCCCTGCCCACGTACGCCTTCGACCACCAGCGCTACTGGCTCAACGCCACCACCGGCGACGCGGGCGCGCCCGGGCTGGGCGTCCGCCCCGTCGACCACGCGCTGCTCGGCGCCGCCGTACGCGTGGCCGACGACGACGTACGGGTCTTCGGCACCGAACTCTCCGTGCGTACGCACCCGTGGCTCGCCGAGCACGTCGTCTGGGACTCGGTCGTGGTACCCGGCGCCGCCCTGGTCGAGATGGTCCTGCACGCGGGTGCGCAGGTCGGCTGCGACACCCTCGACGAGCTGACCCTCCAGGCGCCGCTGGCGCTCGCCGAGCAGGGCGCCCGAGCGGTGCAGGTGAAGCTGGGCACGGCGGACGAGGAGGGTCGCCGGCCCGTCACCATCCACTCCCGGGCCGCCGCCGACCCGGACGCCGAGTGGGACCGCCACGCGGTGGGCGTCCTCTCACCCGCCGTACCGCAGCCCGACGGGTCCGACCCGTCGCCGTGGCCGCCCACCGCCGCCGCCGCCGTCGCGGTCGACGGGATCTACACCGAGCTGTCCCGCCTGGGCGTCGAGTACGGCCCGCTCTTCCGTGGCCTGCGCGCCGTCTGGCGTACCGACGACGAGGTGTGCGCCGAGGTGGCGGTGCCCGACGGCGCCGAGGTCACCGGCTTCGGCATCCACCCCGCGCTGCTGGACGCGGCCCTGCACGTCGTCGGCCTGCTCGACGAGGGCGGGGAAGCCTCCGGCGTACGCCTGCCCTTCGCCTGGACCGGCGTCACCCTCGCGGCGGTCGGCGCGACGGCACTGCGGGTCCGCGCCCGGCGCAGCGGTGGCGGGGTCACCCTGACCCTGACCGACCCGGCCGGCACCCCCGTCGCCCGCATCGCCTCCCTGGTCTCCCGCCCCGTGACCGCCGACCAGGTACGCGGCGCCGGCGCGGCCGTCGACGCGCTGTACGACGTCGTCTGGCAGAGCGTGCCGCCGGGCGCCCCGGCGACCGGCCGCGCGGTGCTCCTCGGCGACGCCCCGTCCGACCTGTCCGGGCTCCCCAGCTACGGGCTCACCGCGCTGGCCGAGGCGGTCGACGTCGGCCTGCTCGACGAGGAGTTGGTGCTGCTCGCCGCGTACGCCGACGAGGAGCGCGCCCCGGTCCCCGCCGCGACCCGCGCCCGGCTCGCCGCCGTGCTGACCGCCGTGCAGGGCTGGCTCGCCGACGACCGGCTGGCGCAGCGGCGGCTGGTCGTGCTGACCCGCGGGGCCGTGCCCGCCGGCGACACCGGCCGCGCGGTAGACCTGCCCGGCGCGGCGGTCTGGGGTCTGCTGCGCTCGGCCCAGGCCGAGCACCCCGACCGTCTCGTCCTCGTGGACCTCGACGAGGCGGGGCGACCACAGGCCGACACGGTGGACCTGGTGGCCCGGGCGGTCGCCACCGGCGAACCCCAGCTCGCGGTCCGTGCCGACGCGGTGCTGGCGCCCCGGCTCACGCCCGCCGCCCTCGACGCGGCGCTGGGCGCCGACCTCGACCCCGACGGGACGGTCCTCGTCACCGGGGCCACGGGCGCCCTGGGCGGCCTGCTGGCCCGGCACCTGGTCACCGCGCACAAGGTGCGCCACCTGCTGCTGGTCAGCCGGCGCGGGGCGGACGCCCCGGGCGGGGCGGAACTGCTGACCGAGCTGGCCAGGCTGGGCGCGAACGCCCGGCTGGTGGCCGGCGACGTGGCGGACCGGGACCTCCTGGCCGCGCTGCTGGCCGCGATCCCGGCCGAACACCCGCTCACCGGCGTGGTCCACGCCGCCGGCGTCCTCGACGACGCGGTGGTCTCGGCGCTGACCCCGGAGCGGATGTCCGCCGTGCTGTCCGCCAAGGCCGACGCGGCCTGGCACCTGCACGAGCTGACCCACGGACGGAACCTGTCGGCGTTCGTCCTCTTCTCGTCGGTCGCCGGCGTGCTCGGCGGCCCCGGGCAGGGCAACTACGCCGCCGCGAACGCGTTCCTGGACGGCCTCGCCCACCACCGGCACGCCGCGGGCCTCGCCGCGACCTCCCTGTCCTGGGGCCTCTGGGCCGCCGACAGCGGGATGACCGGCGCCCTCGACGCCGCCCAGCGGCAACGGATGAGCCGCAACGGCCTCAGCCCCCTCGACACCGACCAGGCCCTGCGCCTCTTCGACGCCAGCCTGCGCGGCGGACACCCCCACCTGGTGCCGGCACTGCTCGACCCCGCCGCGCTGCGCCGGCAGGCCGACGCCGGCCAGCTCCCGGCGCCACTGCGCGGCCTCGTCCGGGCCCGGCGACGCGTCCTCGCCGGCGGCGACGGCGGGCCGTCCTTCGCGCAACGCCTTGCGGCCACGCCCGAGGCCGAGCGCGGCCGGCTGGTGGAGGACCTGGTCAAGGCGCAGGTCATCGAGGTGCTTGGCTACCCGCCGGCCACCGTCGTGCCGTCCGGGCAGACGTTCACCGGACTCGGCTTCGACTCGCTGACCGCCGTGGAGCTGCGCAACCGGCTGACCACCCTCACCGGGATCCGGCTGCCGGCGAGCCTCATCTTCGACTGCCCCACGCCCGCCGCCCTCGCCGACTTCCTGCTGGTCGACGCCGCCCCGCCGGCACCCGAAGCGGGCCTGCTGGCCGAGCTGGACCGGCTGGAGGCCGCGTTCGCCGCGACCGGGCCGGAGGAACTGGAACGACTGGCCGGCGACGACGAGACGCGGACGGCCGTGGCGGTCCGCCTCCGGGCGCTGGTCACCAGGTGGAGCGACGCCACCGACCGGCCGGCCGACGTCAGCCAGGCCCTCGACGAGGCCTCGGACGACGAGCTGTTCGACTTCATCGACCAGAAGTTCGGCCGATCCTGA
- a CDS encoding thioesterase II family protein gives MTTPDTDNGLWVRRFHPAPGGARRLVCLPHAGGSASFYFPVSRSLSPGVEVLSIQYPGRQDRRHEKCIGDIHQLAREVFTVLRPWMDEPVAIFGHSMGASVGFELARLIEQDGGSAAHLFASGRRAPSQSRHETVHQLDDEGLLADVRKLSGTNSAILGDPEMLRAALPAIRSDYRAAETYTYQPGPPLSCPITVFTGDDDPKTTVEEARAWSTHTTGPFDLKVYPGGHFFLAEHQPAVLRAISTALSTAPAV, from the coding sequence ATGACCACGCCAGATACCGACAACGGATTGTGGGTGCGACGTTTCCACCCGGCTCCGGGCGGCGCCCGGCGGTTGGTGTGCCTGCCGCACGCCGGCGGCTCGGCCAGCTTCTACTTTCCCGTCTCCCGCAGCCTCTCCCCCGGCGTCGAGGTGCTGTCGATCCAGTACCCGGGCCGGCAGGACCGCCGCCACGAGAAGTGCATCGGTGACATCCACCAGCTCGCGCGTGAGGTGTTCACCGTGCTGCGGCCGTGGATGGACGAGCCGGTGGCCATCTTCGGGCACAGCATGGGGGCCAGCGTCGGCTTCGAGCTCGCCCGGCTGATCGAGCAGGACGGCGGTTCGGCCGCGCACCTGTTCGCGTCCGGGCGTCGCGCGCCGTCCCAGTCGCGGCACGAGACGGTGCACCAGCTCGACGACGAGGGCCTGCTGGCCGACGTACGGAAGCTGAGCGGCACCAACTCCGCCATCCTCGGGGACCCGGAGATGCTGCGGGCCGCGTTGCCGGCGATCCGCAGCGACTACCGGGCCGCGGAGACCTACACCTACCAGCCGGGTCCGCCGCTGAGCTGCCCGATCACCGTCTTCACCGGCGACGACGACCCGAAGACGACGGTCGAGGAGGCCCGGGCCTGGTCGACCCACACCACGGGACCGTTCGACCTGAAGGTCTACCCGGGCGGGCACTTCTTCCTGGCCGAGCACCAGCCGGCGGTCCTGCGGGCCATCTCGACGGCCCTGAGCACCGCGCCGGCGGTCTGA
- a CDS encoding class I SAM-dependent methyltransferase codes for MFENLKIAGRAIRTVFTADPITRVRRFYEIQSPDVEFAARRTHYMNVGYWSEGVTDLDTAAEALADKLADAAGFKPDDTVLDVGFGYADQDFKWLRERQVAKVYGLNITPHHVEAAQRRAQEEGLADRTDFRLGSATELPFEDNTFDRVVALESAFHFYPRSAFFAEALRVLRPGGVLATADIIPVSGDVVRAAIQSGPLSFVKFSIPKENWHDRDTYRQELVEAGFANPEVHSIKDRTWEGWRAYMAGRTEDPEFRAVVKPAVRKSMAAHWKNQDLMKRELAQLDYVIAVGHKR; via the coding sequence ATGTTCGAGAACCTGAAGATCGCCGGCCGGGCGATCCGCACGGTCTTCACCGCCGACCCCATCACCCGGGTCCGGCGCTTCTACGAGATCCAGTCGCCCGACGTCGAGTTCGCCGCCCGCCGCACCCACTACATGAACGTGGGCTACTGGTCCGAGGGGGTCACCGACCTCGACACGGCCGCCGAGGCGCTGGCCGACAAGCTGGCCGACGCCGCCGGGTTCAAGCCCGACGACACCGTCCTCGACGTCGGCTTCGGCTACGCCGACCAGGACTTCAAGTGGCTGCGCGAACGCCAGGTCGCCAAGGTGTACGGCCTGAACATCACCCCGCACCACGTCGAGGCGGCGCAGCGCCGGGCGCAGGAGGAGGGCCTCGCCGACCGGACCGACTTCCGGCTGGGCAGCGCCACCGAGCTGCCCTTCGAGGACAACACCTTCGACCGGGTCGTCGCCCTCGAGTCGGCCTTCCACTTCTACCCGCGTAGCGCGTTCTTCGCCGAGGCGCTGCGGGTGCTGCGCCCGGGCGGCGTACTGGCCACGGCCGACATCATCCCGGTCAGCGGCGACGTCGTCCGCGCGGCCATCCAGTCCGGCCCGCTGAGCTTCGTCAAGTTCAGCATCCCCAAGGAGAACTGGCACGACCGGGACACGTACCGGCAGGAACTCGTCGAGGCCGGCTTCGCCAACCCGGAGGTGCACTCGATCAAGGACCGCACCTGGGAGGGCTGGCGGGCGTACATGGCCGGACGGACCGAGGACCCGGAGTTCCGCGCCGTCGTCAAGCCCGCCGTCCGCAAGAGCATGGCCGCGCACTGGAAGAACCAGGACCTCATGAAGCGCGAGCTGGCGCAGCTCGACTACGTGATCGCGGTCGGCCACAAGCGGTGA
- the mhpA gene encoding bifunctional 3-(3-hydroxy-phenyl)propionate/3-hydroxycinnamic acid hydroxylase MhpA: MLMTDVLIVGYGPVGEMLTILLAQRGLTVTAVERWATPYNFPRAVSYDGEASRILAAAGVADRLGPVVESSGEYTFKNGFGRTLLHVKVTGDGPMGWPDSVSFYQPGLEALLAERGAELPGVTVLRPYQVTGLVEHDDRVEVTIAGPDGEEVRAARWVVGCDGANSFVREHLGGGVTDLGFTYDWLVCDVVPHEAREFKPNNLQVCDPARPRTAVSAGPGHRRWEFMRVPGESREEFESVESVWRLLGLFDITPDNATLERYGVYTTQACSAGRWRSGRILIAGDAAHVMPPFMGQGMSSGFRDALNLAWKLDLVHRGLADEALLDTYQEERCAHVQHAIRMSMDSGTVICETDRAAAAGRDAAMLAELRRRTARPRTRSLLEPLAGGVLHGRTDEAAGAGVPMPQGRVEVDGRTGLFDEVVGTGFVLLCAEDPDGLLDADARAVLDSLGARVVRVVPAGAPATGPGAAPTAFDLDDVYLPHLKRYDAVAVLVRPDFYVFGTAADPAGVPALVEDLRQQVRRG; this comes from the coding sequence ATGCTGATGACCGACGTCCTGATCGTGGGCTACGGCCCCGTCGGTGAGATGCTCACGATCCTGCTGGCGCAGCGAGGGCTCACCGTCACGGCGGTCGAGCGCTGGGCCACCCCGTACAACTTCCCGCGTGCCGTGTCGTACGACGGGGAGGCGAGCCGCATCCTGGCCGCCGCCGGGGTCGCCGACCGGCTCGGCCCGGTGGTGGAGTCGTCGGGCGAGTACACCTTCAAGAACGGCTTCGGCCGGACCCTGCTGCACGTCAAGGTGACCGGCGACGGCCCGATGGGCTGGCCCGACTCGGTCTCCTTCTACCAGCCGGGACTGGAGGCGTTGCTCGCCGAGCGGGGAGCGGAACTGCCGGGCGTCACGGTGCTGCGCCCGTACCAGGTGACCGGCCTGGTCGAGCACGACGACCGGGTCGAGGTCACCATCGCCGGACCGGACGGCGAGGAGGTCCGCGCGGCCCGCTGGGTCGTCGGCTGCGACGGGGCCAACAGCTTCGTCCGGGAGCACCTGGGCGGCGGCGTCACCGACCTCGGCTTCACGTACGACTGGCTGGTCTGCGACGTCGTGCCGCACGAGGCCCGCGAGTTCAAGCCGAACAACCTCCAGGTCTGCGACCCGGCGCGCCCCCGCACGGCCGTGTCGGCCGGTCCCGGGCACCGGCGGTGGGAGTTCATGCGGGTGCCGGGGGAGAGCCGGGAGGAGTTCGAGAGCGTCGAGAGCGTGTGGCGGCTGCTCGGCCTCTTCGACATCACGCCCGACAACGCGACCCTGGAGCGGTACGGCGTCTACACCACCCAGGCGTGCTCGGCCGGGCGCTGGCGCTCCGGGCGGATCCTCATCGCCGGCGACGCGGCGCACGTGATGCCGCCGTTCATGGGGCAGGGGATGAGTTCCGGCTTCCGCGACGCCCTCAACCTCGCCTGGAAGCTCGACCTGGTGCACCGCGGCCTGGCCGACGAGGCCCTGCTGGACACCTACCAGGAGGAGCGCTGCGCGCACGTGCAGCACGCCATCCGGATGTCCATGGACTCGGGCACGGTCATCTGCGAGACGGACCGCGCCGCCGCGGCCGGCCGGGACGCCGCCATGCTCGCCGAGCTGCGCCGGCGTACCGCCCGCCCGCGCACCCGTTCCCTGCTGGAGCCCCTTGCCGGCGGGGTGCTGCACGGCCGCACCGACGAGGCCGCCGGCGCCGGAGTGCCGATGCCGCAGGGACGCGTCGAGGTCGACGGCCGCACCGGGCTCTTCGACGAGGTCGTCGGCACCGGCTTCGTCCTGCTCTGCGCCGAGGACCCCGACGGCCTGCTCGACGCGGACGCCCGGGCCGTACTGGACTCGCTCGGCGCCCGGGTCGTCCGGGTCGTTCCCGCCGGTGCGCCCGCCACCGGGCCCGGCGCCGCGCCGACCGCCTTCGACCTCGACGACGTGTACCTGCCCCACCTCAAGCGGTACGACGCCGTGGCGGTGCTCGTCCGGCCCGACTTCTACGTCTTCGGCACGGCCGCCGACCCGGCCGGTGTGCCCGCGCTCGTCGAGGACCTGCGCCAGCAGGTCCGGCGCGGCTGA